Below is a window of candidate division WOR-3 bacterium DNA.
TTTCTGGAATATCCTGGCGCCTTCGATAACCGTCGCCGCATGTTCGACCATCAACCGGTGATCCGCCGTAAGAACAGGCTCACACTCGCAGCCATTGATTATTAACGTATCGATATGCTTCTCTTTGGGCGGTGATAACTTTACATGGCTTGGGAATGCGGCGCCACCCAGTCCCACGATCCCTGCTTCTTTAACCGCATCGATCAGCTGTTTTCCTGTCAGGCTGCCGAGATCCCGCGCCGCACTCACTTCCTTTACCCAATCCTCTGAATCGGATGCTTCGATGATACAGCAGAGTGCGGAACCTATGACCGGATGAGCATGGTCTACAATGTCAACAACCTTACCCGAAATACTTGCGTGAACTGCAGCAGAGATGAAACCATCGGCCTCGCCGATCTTCATACCGATCTTAACATCATCACCTTTCTTTACCAGAGGCCTGGCAGGTTTCCCAGTATGCTGCGAAAAAGGAATATAGACTCTTTTCGGCATTGGCATCACTTCGATTGCACATTCATCGGTATTCTTGTTTTCGGGAGGATGCACGCCGCCTGCAAATCCAGATAACATGGCATCTAGTATAGCCAAAATCATGGGCTCGTCAAGAAAAACAAACTGAGATTGCTAGTGTTTTGTACTTCTTCTATGAAGGAGCGATGATATAGCCAGTGCACGTGAGCACCGCATTACCCCCGATCTTTACACGGTATATCTGACCGCGCGTCGTCTCGATGTGCACATATACCTTGCCCTGTTTTTGCTGCAAATGACCCTGCTCGATAATCATGCGGGAGAAATTTGTGTCATCGACCAGTTTATGCTTAATTAGATAGCACCCCAGAGTGCCAGCGGCCAAACCAGAAATAGAATTCTCATTGACACCTATCGACGGTGTAAAATGACGCATGAAAGCCGTGCTCTCGACATCGAATTTCTGGAGGCAGAATACAATCACCCCGCTGATCCCGAGACGGACACAGTAACTATCCATCAAAGAGAAGTTGGGTTTTATGTTACGCATGTCTTTCAGTGAACGGAGGGGAATAACAAGATCATAGAAGCCGGTTGAAATGACATCCATGGACAGGCCTGTCGCGGTTATGTCTTCAGCAGCAAGTCCCAGGAACCTTGAGACTAATGTCGAGTTTATTTCCAGATCGAGATATGTCGGTTTTGCCAACGTGATTGCAGCCCTCTTTATCTTCTCTCCCTCTACTCTCAATTCCACCGAATTTATACCGGTCTTGGTCCTTTGTTTTATAATAGTTTCGGGGTCTTTCAAAGTCAACAAACCTTCTCCACTAAGGGCGAAATACGTGGCAATTGCTGCATGGCTTGAGAAGTTGATCTCGTTCTTGCCGTTAAAAAAACGCAGGGACATATCTGCTTCGGCAGTCGATTCGGGAAAAACAAATGCAGTATCGGAAATCGGATTGAGGTCCGAGGCAAGCGCCAGCATATCCTGGTCAGTCATTTCCTCAGGCGCCAGTACAACCCAAGCTGGATTTCCACCATAAGGTAATGCAGTAAACGTACTATATTTCTTTACCTTAATCCAGCCTGGCATGGAAAAATATTACATATATTTGATTCCTTGTCAATATTGTGAAGAATATACGTGCTACACACCACAAAAGCTGCCGTGACGCGTTTCTACGCGCAAAACCGCGGTAACCATGACCGTAATTTACTGCTCTGTACTATCTGTTTCGGCAATCCTCTTTTGGAGATACTTGATGAGAAGGGGATGATCTTCCCTTTTTAGTACGACCAACATCTCTTCTTTCGATAATCTTCCATATATAGCCTTGCGAATTGACGGTGGTGACGACCAGATCAAATCATCGAATCCAGGGATCGTATCACTAGCGGTTATTAATGACAGCGAAAAATAGTCTTTCAGGTCATCCGCCCGAAGATGTCCAAGACAAGACAACCCGCAACCGACTCTGCGGAGACCGGAAAGGGCGGCGTAGCGAACCCCATAAAAAGGGTCATCTAAACCCTCAACCAGGTCTGCCACTTCGCGCTCCGTGGCGATCTCAGCGAGGGCACAATAAGCCGATTTCCTTACCGGCGCAACGGTGTCATTCAAACCCTCACAGACGTAGGGCAATGCCGTGCGTGAAACTGACTTACCGAGCGCCGTGAATGCTCCCGAGCGAACCGACCACTCAGTATCATTGATGAAGCGCGCAACAGGCGCCACTATCTGCTCTCCGCCGATTTCACCCAAAACCCAGAGGCATTGTTTGAGAGCGCGTGCTTCTGCGTCGCTCCCGCGGTTATCAAGATGAAGGACAATCTCCTCTATCGCAACTTCTCCAATCTCGGTGAGAATATTCTTCAGCGTATGCCGCCCTGCCGCAGACTTTGTATCGAATTTTGAAACAAGAAAACTAACCACTGTATCGCCTGTTGAAGAATCTCGACCCAGTGCAACAAATGTCGCAACCGCCGAGTCCTTTAACGCCTGGTAGTTGACCAATCCGGTCGTAGCCTGGTCGTACAGTATGTCAAAATCCAAAACGCACACCAGACTTACAATGAACATTACAATCATGATTTATTTACTCCCAATCGACACCTATCCCGTACGTACCTTTTTCCCAGAATTCTGCGTCGCCGCCTGATGTGTAAGCATCATCACCTTTAATATCCACAAGCACACCGATGCTGCCATACTCCCTCCGAAAATCTCCGTAACCTTGTGTGTTGTGCAGCCGCTTCACTGCATAGTTGTCATCGCCGTTTTCATCGATCAGCAAACCGATACCGTTGGCATTGCCCGCACCCTGGCTGAGGTCAAATGCTGCGTAAGTGTCATCGCCCGAGCAGTCATACAGAAGCCCGAGCGCAAGGTCGTGGCCACAACCCTGTGCTACACCTTTGGCAATATAGTTATCATCGCCTCCATCATCGATCAACAAACCAAGGGCGATGTGCGTACCGCTACCCTGAACATACTGGTATCCCACATAGTTGTCATTGCCGCCCTTTTCCACTATCGCACCTATGCCATACCAGTAAGCGGCGCCCTGGCCAAAGATGTCACCTATATAATAGTCATTACCACCACCCTCAAACAGGAAGCCGATGCCGGCCGGTAAGTCTGGGCGGAAACCAATGGCAAAACCCTGTGACATTGAGAGATAGTGGTCAAGATATCTTATTTCATCAAGATACACCTGTCTGATAAGATATCGATCATTACCATCATCGTCTTCAAGAATACCGATACCGTACGTCGCGCCAAAGCCCTGAGCATACAAAGCGCCTTCATAATAATCGTTGCCAGACAAATCCCTCAGGATGCCAATTCCAAAACAGCCCGCGCCCTGGGTGAATGTATCACCATGATAACGATCGTCACCTGACTCGTCGATCAGAACACCTACGCCGAATGCACCGGCGCCGATCGCGAAATTACGAGCACTATAGAGGTCATCACCATTCCGGTCAAGAATCACAGAAACGCCGAATCTACCGCACGCAATATCATACTCGCCGCCCAGGTAAGAATCATCCCCAGTTTCATCGACGATCACGCACACGTAGCTTTGCTGTTCGGACAGATGGTATGTATCATTCCCTCCGACGTCGATGATAACCGCGAAATCACGCTGGTAGACGTTTTTACCCGAATCACCTACAACAAGCTCGCCAAAATCATAAACTCCGTAGTACAAAATATCGCCCGAAACACCGTCCAACTGGATTTTCGATAAGGGTAAATTCAGACCAGTCACGGTGTATCCTTCGAGTGCTGACAGAATTGTGTAACCGGCAAGGATAACCCTCTCGTAATCGATGTGACGGGCACG
It encodes the following:
- a CDS encoding PhzF family phenazine biosynthesis protein, yielding MPGWIKVKKYSTFTALPYGGNPAWVVLAPEEMTDQDMLALASDLNPISDTAFVFPESTAEADMSLRFFNGKNEINFSSHAAIATYFALSGEGLLTLKDPETIIKQRTKTGINSVELRVEGEKIKRAAITLAKPTYLDLEINSTLVSRFLGLAAEDITATGLSMDVISTGFYDLVIPLRSLKDMRNIKPNFSLMDSYCVRLGISGVIVFCLQKFDVESTAFMRHFTPSIGVNENSISGLAAGTLGCYLIKHKLVDDTNFSRMIIEQGHLQQKQGKVYVHIETTRGQIYRVKIGGNAVLTCTGYIIAPS
- a CDS encoding HEAT repeat domain-containing protein, giving the protein MIVMFIVSLVCVLDFDILYDQATTGLVNYQALKDSAVATFVALGRDSSTGDTVVSFLVSKFDTKSAAGRHTLKNILTEIGEVAIEEIVLHLDNRGSDAEARALKQCLWVLGEIGGEQIVAPVARFINDTEWSVRSGAFTALGKSVSRTALPYVCEGLNDTVAPVRKSAYCALAEIATEREVADLVEGLDDPFYGVRYAALSGLRRVGCGLSCLGHLRADDLKDYFSLSLITASDTIPGFDDLIWSSPPSIRKAIYGRLSKEEMLVVLKREDHPLLIKYLQKRIAETDSTEQ